One genomic region from Drosophila busckii strain San Diego stock center, stock number 13000-0081.31 chromosome 3R, ASM1175060v1, whole genome shotgun sequence encodes:
- the LOC108603551 gene encoding glutamyl-tRNA(Gln) amidotransferase subunit B, mitochondrial, which yields MRNYIQLRRLATQPKLASAKRKWKSVVGLEVHAQIASASKLFSGSGTAFGAPLNTSVAYFDASIPGTLPVLNRKCVESGIKTSLALGCRVNKVSMFDRKHYFYADLPNGYQITQQRAALANDGLMTFPVITPGKKVYYKSVKLLQLQLEQDSGKSLHDEQLKRSLVDLNRAGLPLMELVFAPDLETGEEAASLVKELMLILKRLQTCSCKMEEGALRVDANISIHQEGDPLGVRTEVKNIGSVRSISQAITFEINRQLELVAEGGVITNETRSWDAEHRCTVAMRDKEVLQDYRFMPEPNLPPLHVNLKPGCCSTVDLISVAELSEEIPELPEHTRQRLVEQYKLNAETAIILVNEPVLLEHFLSTIKSLPEVSTKLVTNFLINDLLTYCNKLNLNVEQCAISSNSLSDILKLLQAEEINLQAARQLIQLLLTEPQSVVSELVKQHSLQQISDLTAIEAYCRQAIAQQPKAVQQYHKGKAKALFAIVGEVAKLTQQKANMKIVVECLEKLLKSDQKK from the exons ATGcgaaattatattcaattacgTCGGCTGGCAACACAGCCCAAATTAGCCAGTGCAAAACG AAAATGGAAAAGCGTTGTTGGTCTCGAAGTACATGCACAGATAGCAAGTGCGTCCAAATTGTTTTCAGGCAGTGGTACGGCTTTTGGAGCACCGCTAAATACTTCAGTAGCATACTTTGATGCATCTATACCAGGCACTTTACCA GTACTTAATCGCAAATGTGTTGAATCGGGAATTAAAACATCTTTGGCGCTGGGCTGCCGTGTAAATAAAGTATCTATGTTTGATCGCAAGCATTACTTCTATGCTGATTTGCCCAATGGCTATCAGATTACACAACAACGCGCTGCTTTGGCAAATGATGGTCTTATGACATTTCCAGTTATAACGCCCGGCAAGAAAGTTTACTACAAGTCTGTTaaactgctgcaattgcaattggagCAGGACAGTGGCAAGTCATTGCATGACGAGCAGCTAAAGCGTAGCTTGGTTGATCTGAATCGTGCTGGACTGCCGCTCATGGAGTTGGTTTTTGCGCCCGATTTGGAAACGGGTGAGGAGGCTGCATCACTTGTCAAGGAACTAATGTTGATACTAAAGCGTCTGCAAACTTGTAGCTGCAAAATGGAAG AGGGCGCACTGCGTGTGGATGCAAATATATCCATACACCAGGAAGGCGATCCATTGGGCGTACGCACTGAGGTTAAAAACATTGGCTCGGTGCGCAGCATTTCACAGGCAATTACATTTGAGATCAATCGCCAACTTGAACTGGTGGCTGAGGGCGGTGTGATAACAAATGAGACGCGCTCTTGGGATGCTGAGCATAGATGTACTGTGGCCATGCGTGATAAAGAAGTGCTGCAGGACTATCGTTTTATGCCGGAGCCCAACTTGCCGCCATTGCATGTCAACCTCAAGCCAGGCTGTTGCTCCACGGTTGATTTGATATCAGTAGCTGAGCTGAGTGAAGAAATACCCGAATTGCCGGAGCATACACGTCAGCGACTTGTCGAGCAGTATAAACTGAATGCAGAGACCGCCATCATTTTAGTT AACGAGCCTGTGCTGTTGGAACATTTCTTGAGCACAATCAAGAGCTTGCCGGAAGTGTCCACTAAACTAGTCACTAACTTTCTTATTAACGACTTGTTAACCTACTGCAATAAGCTTAACTTGAATGTGGAGCAATG TGCTATCAGTTCTAATTCGCTAAGCgatattttgaaattgctgcAGGCAGaggaaattaatttgcaagccGCGCGGCAGCTTATACAGCTACTGCTAACCGAACCCCAGAGCGTTGTCAGCGAG CTTGTCAAGCAGCACAGTCTGCAACAGATTAGCGATTTGACTGCCATCGAAGCTTATTGCCGTCAGGCTATAGCACAACAGCCCAAGGCTGTGCAGCAATATCATAAAGGCAAAGCCAAGGCGCTATTTGCCATTGTGGGAGAGGTGGCCAAGTTAACGCAGCAGAAGGCAAAcatgaaaattgttgttgaatgTCTGGAGAAATTGTTAAAGTCTGaccaaaagaaataa